The following coding sequences are from one Epilithonimonas vandammei window:
- a CDS encoding Na+/H+ antiporter, producing the protein MHDNLLLILALLFSVFMMVMAAQKMKIAYPIFLVLAGLVISLLPGIPDVELDPDLVFLIFLPPLLYEAAWYTSWNDFWRWKRPISLLAFGLVFATSLIVAYVSQALIPGFTLALGFLLGGIVSPPDAVAATTVLKGLPVPKRILSILEGESLVNDASSLIVFRFALAAILTGTFSIHQAVGQFFLVAGMGIVVGLIGATFMYLIHRFLPTTSAIDAALTLMTPYLLYLGAEQFHFSGVMAVVTGGLFISYRSHEIFKNGNTRLNMLGVWTTVIFVMNAMVFVLIGLSLPSIINGLEESSLIQGIKYGVIISIIIILIRFLWVYPTTFIPRWLFKSVRKEQSPGWKVPLVIGWTGMRGVVSLATALSIPFALDNGSPFPHRNLILLITFVVIFITLVIQGLTLPFLVKKLKIPALDYVLPQEQQEAQIKIRLNRLAINHINTNYYEMIERSNLLKNYYSQILTETENTEISLIFLNAILVQVKKCKDLNLF; encoded by the coding sequence ATGCATGATAATTTATTACTGATATTGGCTTTACTATTTTCCGTTTTTATGATGGTAATGGCCGCCCAAAAAATGAAGATCGCTTATCCTATTTTTTTGGTTTTAGCGGGATTGGTCATAAGCCTATTACCTGGTATCCCGGATGTGGAACTGGATCCAGATCTTGTGTTTCTGATCTTCCTGCCGCCCTTGCTATACGAAGCCGCCTGGTACACATCCTGGAATGATTTCTGGAGGTGGAAACGTCCTATTTCATTGTTAGCATTTGGGTTAGTATTTGCCACTTCTTTGATTGTTGCTTATGTATCACAAGCACTGATCCCTGGATTTACATTAGCTTTGGGTTTTCTTTTAGGCGGAATCGTTTCTCCACCAGATGCTGTAGCAGCAACTACCGTTCTAAAAGGCTTACCCGTTCCTAAAAGAATCTTAAGCATTTTGGAAGGCGAAAGTCTGGTGAATGACGCCTCCTCACTTATCGTATTTCGTTTTGCATTGGCTGCGATCCTTACAGGAACTTTTTCTATACATCAGGCTGTGGGTCAGTTTTTTCTAGTCGCAGGAATGGGAATTGTAGTCGGATTAATTGGTGCCACATTTATGTATTTGATTCACCGGTTTTTACCTACCACTTCAGCCATAGATGCTGCACTTACATTAATGACTCCTTATCTATTATATCTTGGTGCAGAGCAATTTCATTTTTCGGGTGTAATGGCTGTGGTCACAGGCGGACTTTTCATATCCTACAGATCTCACGAAATTTTCAAAAACGGAAATACACGGTTGAATATGCTCGGCGTATGGACCACAGTTATTTTTGTGATGAATGCCATGGTTTTCGTACTAATTGGACTATCCCTTCCATCTATTATCAATGGCTTGGAAGAGTCCTCCTTAATTCAAGGCATAAAATACGGTGTCATCATCAGTATAATAATCATCCTGATAAGATTTCTGTGGGTATATCCAACGACCTTTATCCCAAGATGGCTTTTCAAATCTGTTCGAAAAGAGCAGTCACCCGGCTGGAAAGTTCCTTTAGTCATTGGCTGGACAGGGATGAGAGGAGTTGTGTCTCTCGCCACCGCACTATCAATTCCCTTTGCTTTGGATAATGGCTCGCCTTTCCCACATAGAAATCTTATTCTGCTCATCACGTTTGTCGTCATATTCATAACACTGGTGATTCAGGGTCTGACACTACCTTTTCTGGTGAAAAAGCTGAAAATTCCAGCTTTAGATTATGTATTACCTCAAGAACAGCAGGAAGCTCAGATAAAAATCAGACTAAACCGCTTGGCTATCAATCATATAAATACTAATTACTATGAGATGATTGAAAGGAGTAATCTTTTAAAAAATTACTATTCTCAAATCTTGACCGAAACGGAGAATACTGAAATCAGCTTGATATTTTTGAATGCAATACTTGTACAAGTCAAGAAATGCAAAGATTTGAATCTATTTTGA
- a CDS encoding MarR family winged helix-turn-helix transcriptional regulator: MKAEKILTEQDGYNLLTGNVPLLFNRFLGQQFKLNNINLTLEQWSVLVPLWKQQGCSQQAIADFTHRDKPSITRLIDQLEKEGYVERMSHPTDRRQNLIYLTNKGKEIEEKVMYIVNNVTERATRGLSENQIMEIKNFFQHIQNNIQNEMV, translated from the coding sequence ATGAAAGCTGAAAAAATATTAACTGAACAAGATGGATACAATCTGCTTACCGGTAATGTACCTCTACTGTTTAACCGTTTTTTGGGTCAGCAGTTTAAATTGAATAATATTAACCTGACCCTCGAACAATGGTCGGTGCTAGTACCTTTATGGAAACAACAGGGATGTTCACAACAGGCAATAGCAGATTTTACCCACAGGGATAAACCCAGCATCACTAGACTTATTGATCAATTGGAAAAAGAAGGGTATGTAGAAAGAATGTCCCACCCTACTGATAGAAGGCAAAACCTAATATATTTAACAAATAAAGGAAAGGAGATAGAGGAAAAAGTAATGTATATTGTTAACAATGTAACCGAAAGAGCAACCAGAGGACTTTCAGAAAATCAAATTATGGAGATAAAAAACTTCTTTCAGCATATTCAAAACAACATTCAAAACGAAATGGTATGA
- a CDS encoding TolC family protein, whose protein sequence is MKKIKLAITLILLGTITNAQILISKDLDYAIGKALQKNTEIRNQDLELQKLELERKSILAKYIPKVEASGLYSYISSDAKVDLATLNLPITGYPIFGGSSDFSTNANILYGGLTAKAVLFSGGQILNGAKALKEKNTGTAFMMENQKNEVIKDIIGSFDRLKLLETAETLIDNSEKRLNKEKERVEKAISEGLAIPYDRDKIKLSTLELASKRADVQNKRKLLILKIKQSTNLSEEEILKTNHQLEPIIILDSLSTAERNEVKALEYFKKASEYAVKKEKGSLLPTVGAFAGYSYASLYNANTKVPIEQLNTTANLKLNELTLHPNWMLGVAVKWELFSGFERKHKIDEAKIGLAQVENKLADTKEKVDLELEKNKVEYNTTLHTVDIAIQREKIAQNNNEIASKQYRLGLINVTERLGAENDIYKESLNKVETVIEQRTAAIEVYRSSGKLSNFIKIQN, encoded by the coding sequence ATGAAAAAAATAAAGTTAGCCATTACATTGATCCTACTCGGCACTATCACCAACGCACAGATTCTTATAAGTAAGGATTTGGATTATGCAATCGGAAAGGCATTGCAAAAAAACACTGAAATAAGGAATCAAGATCTTGAATTACAAAAATTAGAATTAGAACGCAAAAGCATATTGGCCAAATATATCCCGAAGGTCGAGGCTTCAGGTTTATACTCTTACATCAGCAGTGATGCAAAAGTAGATCTAGCTACCCTGAATTTACCCATCACAGGATATCCTATTTTTGGGGGATCTTCCGATTTCAGCACAAATGCGAATATCCTTTATGGAGGTCTTACCGCAAAAGCTGTACTGTTCAGTGGCGGACAAATCCTAAATGGAGCCAAGGCTCTCAAAGAAAAAAATACAGGCACAGCTTTTATGATGGAAAATCAGAAAAATGAGGTCATAAAAGATATCATAGGGAGCTTTGACCGTCTCAAACTTCTGGAAACCGCCGAAACACTGATCGATAACAGCGAAAAGAGATTGAATAAGGAAAAAGAAAGAGTAGAAAAGGCGATATCCGAAGGGTTGGCAATTCCTTATGACCGCGATAAAATCAAACTCTCCACTCTGGAATTGGCTTCCAAACGTGCAGATGTTCAAAATAAAAGAAAACTTCTCATACTCAAGATAAAACAGTCCACCAATCTTTCAGAAGAAGAAATTCTTAAAACCAATCATCAGTTGGAGCCCATCATTATTTTGGACAGCCTGAGCACAGCCGAACGAAATGAGGTAAAAGCACTGGAATATTTCAAAAAAGCTTCCGAATATGCCGTTAAAAAAGAAAAAGGAAGCCTTCTTCCCACAGTTGGGGCTTTTGCGGGATATAGCTATGCATCATTATATAATGCCAATACAAAAGTGCCGATTGAACAATTAAATACGACCGCCAATTTGAAACTAAATGAATTGACACTACATCCTAACTGGATGTTGGGCGTGGCCGTGAAATGGGAACTCTTCAGCGGATTTGAACGTAAACATAAAATAGACGAAGCCAAAATAGGACTCGCCCAGGTTGAAAATAAACTGGCAGACACCAAAGAAAAAGTAGACCTGGAATTGGAAAAAAACAAGGTAGAATACAATACCACGTTACATACGGTAGATATTGCGATCCAAAGGGAAAAAATAGCCCAAAATAATAATGAAATAGCATCAAAGCAATACAGATTAGGACTTATTAACGTCACTGAACGCCTTGGAGCGGAAAATGATATATACAAAGAATCCTTAAACAAAGTAGAAACCGTGATTGAACAGCGTACTGCTGCTATTGAAGTTTACCGGTCATCGGGAAAATTATCAAACTTTATTAAAATCCAAAACTAG
- a CDS encoding HlyD family secretion protein: MKKIIYILSIAGILASCENKPKVSQTIQGKTEREEIAVVGKIAGRIDKILISEGALVKKGDTLAILEIPEVDAKKSQAQGAVKSAQAQYDMSVHGATANQLAQLYAKKSALVEQYEFAKKSLARMNAMVKDSLVPQQQYDEVFAKYQGAKSQMIAVDAEIADVKNGVRIEQQTMALGQKDRAQGALEEVQVAEKERYIIAPQDMKIESITLKQGELALPGYTLFKGSLNNSIYFRFTIPESQLANYAEGKEINVHIPYKNRDIRGKIRNIKQIGAYANIATAYPDYEVQDALYEILIDPINIQQANDILSKTTVTLKP; the protein is encoded by the coding sequence ATGAAAAAAATTATTTACATACTCAGCATTGCAGGCATTTTAGCTTCTTGTGAGAATAAACCGAAAGTATCACAAACCATCCAGGGAAAAACCGAGCGGGAAGAGATTGCAGTAGTAGGCAAAATAGCAGGCAGGATAGATAAAATTCTGATCAGCGAGGGAGCTCTTGTTAAAAAGGGAGATACATTGGCGATATTGGAAATCCCAGAAGTAGACGCAAAAAAATCACAGGCACAGGGAGCGGTAAAATCTGCTCAGGCACAGTATGATATGAGTGTACACGGTGCTACTGCTAATCAGTTGGCACAGCTCTATGCCAAAAAATCCGCTTTGGTAGAGCAATATGAGTTTGCAAAAAAATCCCTGGCAAGAATGAATGCAATGGTAAAGGATTCATTGGTTCCGCAACAGCAATATGATGAAGTATTCGCAAAGTATCAGGGAGCCAAATCACAAATGATAGCCGTAGATGCAGAAATTGCCGATGTTAAAAACGGGGTCCGCATAGAACAGCAAACAATGGCGTTGGGACAAAAAGACCGTGCACAGGGAGCTTTGGAAGAAGTACAGGTTGCCGAGAAAGAAAGGTATATCATTGCACCACAGGATATGAAAATAGAATCGATCACATTGAAGCAGGGGGAACTGGCACTACCAGGATACACGCTTTTCAAAGGTTCTCTTAATAATTCCATTTATTTCCGTTTTACTATTCCTGAAAGTCAATTGGCAAATTATGCAGAAGGAAAAGAAATCAATGTGCATATACCTTACAAAAATCGGGATATCAGAGGGAAAATCAGAAATATAAAACAAATAGGTGCCTATGCTAATATTGCTACAGCATATCCTGATTATGAAGTGCAGGACGCTTTATATGAAATATTGATAGACCCTATTAACATCCAACAAGCAAACGATATCCTAAGCAAAACAACAGTAACGCTAAAACCATAA
- a CDS encoding ABC transporter permease: MKTFLNLIKREFGLFWSNKVLRILFIGAPLMYGILLGYVYSKGKVTDLPIIVVDYDRSALSRKAIEMMNDNEVLSVARLQFDETNLNRLMIEKDATCVVIIPKDFEKDVLTKRYPEVTTIVNTANVLTANYSSSALQLVLGTLKAGTQVETLRKQGVPENLLMSQYEPFKTTFIKKNNRSTNYMYFLWPGVLATVLQQVLLLGLALSFASEFENGTFKYLVNKSRSAFMLILVKIMPYLIMSFGIWLMYWGFTKWFRIPFYENIFPLTLIAGVFVISVCFIGILVSILVPNQLKATEILMVIATPSFILSGFTWPLSQMPAWVQYIANIIPLTHFLPAFRILIIEKGAVDLTYPYVIKMIIIGTVSAIASYSVLFYKVRKIKREEL, translated from the coding sequence ATGAAAACATTTCTCAATCTGATCAAACGGGAGTTCGGTTTGTTCTGGAGCAACAAGGTTCTCCGAATTTTGTTTATTGGGGCTCCTTTGATGTACGGTATTTTGTTGGGATATGTGTACAGCAAAGGGAAAGTGACAGATTTACCAATCATAGTGGTGGATTATGACCGAAGCGCACTCAGCCGGAAAGCAATCGAAATGATGAATGACAACGAAGTTTTGTCTGTTGCAAGGCTGCAGTTTGATGAGACAAACCTCAATCGTTTGATGATTGAGAAAGATGCAACCTGCGTCGTTATTATCCCAAAAGATTTTGAGAAAGATGTGCTGACAAAACGATATCCTGAAGTCACCACCATAGTCAATACAGCAAATGTATTGACGGCAAATTATTCTTCATCAGCACTTCAGCTGGTCTTAGGAACCCTCAAAGCAGGAACACAGGTCGAAACCTTACGTAAACAAGGAGTTCCTGAAAATTTGCTGATGAGTCAGTATGAGCCATTTAAAACCACGTTTATAAAAAAGAACAACAGAAGCACCAACTATATGTATTTTTTGTGGCCAGGTGTTTTGGCTACTGTGCTTCAGCAGGTATTACTATTGGGACTGGCTCTTTCTTTTGCTTCCGAGTTTGAAAACGGCACTTTTAAATATCTGGTAAACAAAAGCCGTTCTGCATTTATGCTGATACTGGTTAAAATCATGCCTTATCTCATAATGAGCTTCGGGATATGGCTGATGTACTGGGGTTTTACCAAGTGGTTCAGAATTCCTTTTTATGAAAACATTTTTCCGCTTACTCTAATAGCGGGTGTTTTTGTAATCTCGGTCTGCTTTATAGGAATTTTAGTAAGTATCCTTGTTCCAAACCAGCTGAAAGCTACGGAAATCCTTATGGTTATTGCCACACCCAGCTTTATCCTGTCAGGATTTACCTGGCCGCTCAGCCAAATGCCGGCTTGGGTTCAGTACATTGCAAATATCATCCCGCTTACACATTTCCTGCCTGCCTTTAGAATACTTATCATAGAAAAAGGCGCTGTAGACCTCACCTATCCCTATGTTATAAAAATGATAATCATAGGAACAGTAAGCGCCATTGCCAGTTATAGTGTTTTATTTTACAAAGTCCGAAAGATTAAAAGAGAGGAGCTATAG
- a CDS encoding helix-turn-helix domain-containing protein: MKAYESIKEILSFYHVHCDKPYFISSGKLIFEFPKRLFRMDFYAFCICVSGSIDLEIDNQHYKISQNGFLISAPSTMIKFVNNSKDFRMKVLFFEKNFLLKNISNPFFIENLSLFNKNSFNVVISNESSSAHLINLLDYLQQQTTRNGRFTEDIVRTIIINILLEVAVLTDEDRKENAYPTPQDNNHIFFKFNELVKENILQHKDVQYYADKLFITNKYLILIVKKATGKTPHQIIDEALLKEVCVLLGYPEKNISQIAFETGFNSTSAFGRFFKKHASISPQRYRRQQHF; the protein is encoded by the coding sequence ATGAAAGCTTACGAAAGTATTAAAGAAATATTATCTTTTTATCACGTACATTGCGACAAACCTTACTTTATATCGTCAGGAAAACTCATTTTTGAATTCCCAAAAAGACTCTTCCGAATGGATTTTTATGCATTCTGCATCTGTGTTTCTGGTAGTATAGATTTAGAAATTGATAATCAGCATTACAAGATATCCCAAAATGGATTCCTGATATCTGCTCCGTCAACAATGATAAAATTTGTAAATAACAGCAAAGATTTCCGTATGAAAGTTCTTTTCTTTGAAAAGAATTTCCTGCTCAAGAACATTTCTAATCCATTTTTTATCGAGAATCTGTCTCTATTCAATAAAAATAGCTTTAACGTAGTAATTTCCAACGAATCAAGTAGTGCGCACTTAATCAATTTATTGGATTATCTTCAACAGCAGACCACGAGAAATGGTCGTTTTACAGAAGATATTGTTCGTACTATTATTATTAATATTTTATTGGAAGTTGCCGTCCTAACTGATGAAGACAGAAAAGAAAACGCATATCCAACTCCACAGGATAACAATCATATTTTTTTTAAATTCAATGAATTGGTTAAAGAAAATATTTTGCAGCATAAGGACGTACAATACTATGCGGACAAGCTATTCATTACCAACAAATATCTTATTCTGATTGTAAAAAAAGCGACCGGCAAAACGCCACATCAGATTATTGACGAGGCCTTATTAAAAGAAGTATGCGTTCTGCTTGGCTATCCAGAAAAAAATATTTCTCAGATTGCATTTGAAACAGGCTTTAATTCTACCTCTGCATTCGGCCGTTTCTTTAAAAAGCATGCGTCAATATCGCCCCAAAGGTATCGAAGACAACAGCATTTTTAA
- a CDS encoding oleate hydratase, whose translation MSNSNKQAYFIGGGLASLAGAVYLLEDGDFKGENIHIIEALPILGGSNDGAGSKEKGFICRGGRMLNEETYENFWELTSRIPSLDIPNISVKDEILAFDHANPTNAKARLIDKNGNILPVTDMGFNTQDRMKFLKLFFADENDLDNITIRDWFDDHFFTTNFWYMWQTTFAWQEWSSIFEFQRYMKRMLLEFSRIETLEGVTRTPYNQYESVILPLKAFLDQHKVDFSLRKTVTDLDFADDDNGITVTEIECINAEGNTEKITVNEGDLVFFTNGCITDNSNNGDYYTPAKYLPSNPPSFALWRKIANKKPGTLGNPDPFFTKPDETKWYSFTPTFKGNNFLKLIEEYTGNKPGSGALMTFKDSSWRMSIVVAAQPHFKAQGDDTTILWGYGLYPDAVGDYVKKPMIDCTGEEILTELIHHLHFEKHEQEIKDSVINVIPCMMPYIDALFQPRAKKDRPAVVPEGSTNLAMISQFVEIPEDMVFTEEYSVRAARIAVYTLLGLDKKVAPVTEHWKKPDVLAKAIHTSYRN comes from the coding sequence ATGAGCAATTCGAACAAACAGGCATACTTCATCGGAGGCGGATTGGCAAGTCTTGCTGGTGCCGTGTATCTGTTAGAAGACGGAGACTTTAAAGGCGAAAACATTCACATCATTGAAGCCCTGCCGATTTTGGGCGGTAGCAACGATGGTGCGGGATCTAAAGAAAAAGGGTTCATCTGTCGTGGCGGGCGTATGCTTAACGAAGAAACCTATGAAAACTTTTGGGAATTAACATCCCGTATCCCTTCTCTGGATATCCCGAACATTTCCGTAAAAGACGAAATTCTAGCATTTGACCACGCAAATCCTACCAATGCAAAAGCGCGGTTGATTGACAAGAACGGAAATATTTTACCCGTAACGGATATGGGTTTCAACACTCAGGACCGGATGAAATTTTTGAAATTGTTTTTTGCCGATGAAAATGATTTAGACAATATTACTATTCGTGATTGGTTTGACGATCATTTTTTTACAACCAACTTTTGGTATATGTGGCAAACCACTTTTGCCTGGCAGGAATGGAGCAGTATTTTTGAATTTCAACGCTATATGAAACGTATGCTGTTGGAATTTTCAAGAATCGAAACACTCGAAGGGGTTACCAGAACACCATACAACCAATATGAATCCGTTATCTTGCCGTTGAAGGCATTTCTGGACCAGCATAAAGTGGACTTTTCATTAAGAAAAACCGTTACCGATTTGGATTTTGCCGATGATGATAATGGCATTACCGTAACGGAAATAGAATGCATCAATGCAGAAGGAAACACAGAGAAAATAACCGTAAATGAAGGCGATTTGGTATTCTTTACCAACGGATGCATTACAGACAATTCTAATAACGGCGATTATTACACGCCTGCAAAATATTTGCCGTCAAATCCGCCAAGTTTTGCATTATGGCGTAAAATTGCCAACAAGAAACCCGGCACGTTGGGTAACCCAGACCCGTTCTTTACCAAACCGGACGAAACAAAATGGTATTCATTTACGCCAACATTCAAAGGAAATAATTTTCTGAAACTTATTGAAGAATACACTGGCAACAAACCGGGCAGCGGGGCTTTGATGACGTTTAAAGATTCATCGTGGCGAATGTCAATTGTGGTGGCTGCACAACCGCATTTCAAAGCGCAAGGCGATGATACTACTATTCTTTGGGGCTACGGATTATATCCCGATGCAGTGGGAGATTATGTGAAAAAGCCGATGATTGATTGCACGGGCGAAGAAATTTTGACGGAGTTGATTCATCATTTGCATTTTGAAAAACACGAACAGGAAATAAAAGATAGCGTTATCAATGTTATTCCGTGTATGATGCCTTACATCGATGCTTTGTTTCAGCCAAGAGCTAAAAAAGACCGTCCTGCAGTTGTTCCTGAAGGCAGCACCAACCTAGCAATGATTAGTCAGTTTGTAGAAATACCGGAAGATATGGTTTTCACGGAAGAATATTCGGTTCGTGCAGCACGCATCGCGGTATATACCCTACTCGGTCTCGATAAAAAAGTAGCACCAGTAACAGAACACTGGAAAAAACCAGACGTTTTGGCAAAAGCCATTCATACCTCTTACAGAAATTAA
- a CDS encoding alpha/beta fold hydrolase, whose protein sequence is MAKHTSGYIKRKKIANSGTHNLFYELFEPINEPPKATVLILHGMQEHSGRYKNFAEYLANNGFAVLLYDHLGHGKTAENREELGYFQKENPKQQLIDDAATMAAFLENNYPKIPHFLLGHSMGSFIARCLLQNQEADFKGAVIVGTGGKINGIGLAKFFLSINNIIAPKHRSKFINQTFSKINNQHFKGEKDGDLTSWLSLSKSNRESFCRDSLCGVPFTNNGFYALVSLNQQATERKWAEKLPKEFPFLFVSGADDPIGDFGKGVEKTVTQMQKDGFTDVKTKIYPAMRHEILNEDIKEYVYESIKDWLYEKILKTKKYFN, encoded by the coding sequence ATGGCAAAACACACATCAGGATATATAAAGAGGAAGAAAATTGCCAACTCAGGTACGCACAATCTTTTTTATGAATTATTCGAACCAATAAATGAACCTCCAAAGGCTACTGTCCTTATACTACACGGGATGCAGGAGCATAGCGGTCGTTATAAAAATTTTGCAGAATATCTGGCGAACAACGGTTTTGCAGTTCTATTATATGACCATCTCGGACACGGAAAAACGGCGGAAAATCGGGAAGAACTTGGCTATTTTCAAAAAGAAAATCCCAAGCAGCAACTGATAGACGATGCCGCAACGATGGCAGCATTTTTAGAAAACAACTACCCTAAAATTCCTCACTTTTTACTAGGTCATTCTATGGGGTCTTTCATTGCAAGATGCTTACTTCAGAATCAGGAAGCTGATTTTAAAGGCGCTGTCATCGTGGGAACGGGAGGAAAAATCAACGGAATCGGTTTGGCTAAATTTTTCCTGTCCATCAACAATATTATTGCTCCAAAACACCGGAGCAAATTCATCAACCAAACTTTTTCAAAAATTAATAATCAACATTTTAAAGGCGAGAAAGATGGCGACCTTACCAGTTGGCTGAGCCTCAGCAAATCCAACCGGGAATCATTTTGCCGGGACAGCCTATGCGGAGTACCTTTTACCAATAATGGTTTTTACGCATTAGTTTCTCTAAACCAACAGGCAACGGAAAGAAAATGGGCAGAAAAATTACCAAAGGAATTTCCTTTTCTTTTTGTAAGCGGAGCTGATGATCCGATAGGAGACTTCGGAAAAGGGGTTGAAAAAACGGTAACACAAATGCAAAAAGATGGTTTTACAGATGTTAAAACTAAAATTTATCCTGCTATGCGGCACGAAATACTTAATGAGGATATTAAAGAATATGTTTATGAAAGTATAAAAGATTGGCTCTATGAAAAAATATTAAAAACAAAAAAGTATTTTAATTAA
- a CDS encoding 3-hydroxyacyl-CoA dehydrogenase, with amino-acid sequence MSKIKNVTVAGSGVLGFQIAFQTAIHGFETTVYDISDEVLEKAKAKFEGLAESHKKDLGTTEEQITKARERLHYSSDLAFAVKDADLLIEAVPEDIKIKTEFYKQLSAIAPEKTIFVSNSSTLLPSQFAEVTGRPAQYLNLHFANQIWLRNTAEIMPHPGTDEKITEEIVDFSKAIGMVPILVKKEVPGYVLNSLLNPFLNAGMQLWIGDYATPETIDKTWMLGTGSPYGPMALYDIIGLTTPYNIYKMQVDKGKTDDEIVLDKLKSTFIDQNKLGISTGEGFYKYPNPSWQSPDFLKVPEADLSKISIKNVVVAGSGVLGFQIAVQCAYFGYKVMVYDVNDEALSKAKNRFDVLAEEYKNYLKADEEKIQNTKNNLTYSTDLKASLQDADLLIEAVPESIDIKKDFWEKASEHAPEKTIFASNSSTLLPSRLSTFTDRPEKFIHLHFANHIMVRNTAEIMGSDKTDPTVYNEIVEFAKSIAMLPVELKKEKSGYVLDSLLIPLLVAGLALWANDVADPATIDKTWGIATGAPFGPMAILDLNGMNTNYNILKEIPGELTEKIAEKLKTELIDKGKLGQQSGEGFYKYPDPEWQRKDFLKA; translated from the coding sequence ATGAGCAAAATAAAAAATGTAACGGTAGCCGGAAGTGGTGTTTTAGGATTCCAAATTGCTTTTCAAACAGCAATTCACGGATTTGAAACCACTGTTTACGATATCAGTGATGAGGTGTTGGAAAAGGCGAAAGCAAAGTTCGAGGGCTTGGCCGAAAGTCATAAAAAGGATCTTGGAACCACCGAAGAACAAATTACAAAAGCCAGGGAAAGACTGCACTATTCATCCGATTTGGCATTTGCTGTGAAAGATGCCGATCTTTTGATAGAAGCAGTGCCAGAAGATATTAAAATAAAAACGGAATTTTATAAGCAACTCTCCGCAATTGCACCGGAGAAAACCATTTTTGTAAGTAATTCATCCACCTTGTTGCCAAGTCAGTTTGCTGAGGTGACAGGAAGACCGGCTCAATACCTTAACCTGCATTTTGCCAATCAAATATGGTTGCGAAATACGGCGGAAATTATGCCACATCCAGGAACCGACGAAAAAATAACCGAGGAAATAGTCGATTTTTCAAAGGCGATAGGGATGGTGCCTATTTTGGTAAAAAAAGAAGTTCCAGGTTATGTGCTCAATTCTTTATTAAATCCATTTCTGAATGCCGGAATGCAGCTTTGGATTGGCGATTATGCTACGCCAGAAACCATAGACAAAACCTGGATGCTGGGAACTGGTTCGCCTTACGGACCAATGGCTTTGTATGATATTATCGGATTGACGACACCATACAACATTTACAAAATGCAAGTAGACAAGGGCAAAACAGATGATGAGATTGTGCTGGATAAACTTAAATCAACCTTCATTGACCAAAATAAACTGGGAATTTCTACTGGCGAAGGCTTTTACAAATATCCAAATCCTTCGTGGCAAAGTCCAGATTTTTTGAAAGTGCCGGAAGCCGATTTATCTAAAATCAGTATCAAAAATGTTGTGGTGGCTGGAAGTGGCGTTCTCGGTTTTCAGATTGCGGTGCAGTGTGCTTATTTCGGCTATAAAGTCATGGTTTATGATGTTAATGATGAAGCTTTAAGTAAAGCCAAAAACCGTTTTGATGTCTTGGCTGAAGAATATAAGAACTACCTGAAAGCTGATGAAGAAAAAATCCAAAATACCAAAAATAATCTCACTTATTCTACAGATTTGAAAGCTTCTTTACAAGATGCTGATTTATTGATAGAAGCCGTACCGGAAAGCATCGATATCAAAAAAGATTTCTGGGAAAAAGCTTCTGAGCACGCGCCGGAAAAAACCATTTTCGCGAGCAACTCATCCACACTTTTGCCGAGCAGATTAAGCACATTTACTGATCGTCCGGAAAAATTCATCCATTTACATTTTGCCAATCATATAATGGTTCGTAATACGGCAGAAATAATGGGTTCTGATAAAACCGACCCAACGGTTTATAACGAGATTGTAGAGTTTGCAAAATCCATTGCTATGCTTCCCGTGGAACTGAAGAAGGAAAAATCAGGCTACGTTCTGGATTCTTTGTTGATTCCGCTTTTGGTGGCTGGCCTTGCACTGTGGGCGAATGACGTTGCCGATCCTGCAACAATCGATAAAACCTGGGGAATAGCAACAGGTGCTCCTTTTGGACCAATGGCTATTTTAGATTTGAATGGGATGAACACCAATTACAACATCTTAAAAGAAATCCCGGGAGAACTAACAGAGAAAATAGCAGAAAAGCTAAAAACCGAACTTATCGACAAAGGAAAACTTGGTCAGCAATCCGGCGAAGGTTTTTACAAATATCCTGATCCGGAATGGCAAAGGAAGGATTTTTTGAAAGCTTAA